The Pandoraea vervacti DNA window TCCGAAGCAGAGTTACGCGTCGTGGCGCGGTGGCTTGGCAATCTGCAAAAACGCTTCCCCGCCGACGGTCAGTGAATCGCGAGCGCGTTGGTTTGTACGTTGGCGGCGCCAGCCACCACGTTCACGCCGATGTTGCCCGATGCCCCCATCAGCGCCCGATCGCCGAGCGATGCATGCATCGCGCCCCTGATGGCGCCCGTGACGGCGGCGGCGTTGCGGATCGTCTGATGCGTATCGACTGAAATGTGCGCTGCCTTGGAGAGCACGATCTGATTCGATTGCGCATTGAGCGCGCCCGCAGCGGCATTCACGCCGACATTGCCATGCGCGTCGCGCAGCGCGTCGGCGCCAAGCATGGCGACAGCGGCTGACTGGCTGCCGAAGACGACATCGCCCGTAAGCGTCTGGCGGGTGGAGAGCTGGACGACACTGGCGTTGTCGGAGGGGGCAGCAAAGGCCGGAACGTGAACGACAGCGGCGGCGGCGAGCACCAAAGAACTCAGCAAAGTGAGACGCGGCATGTTGGTCTTCCCCAGAGTGTCCGTTGGGACGGATATCTGGATAACGGCGCCTGAGGCGCTCGGGTTGAATGATGTTTCGCGTGTCGCGCTTTGCGTCGGGCAATTGTTGCTGTGCCCCTGCACCGGCGCGCGCTTCACCGAAAGCCGCAGTCGTTCCCGTGACCGCTGCGGCGCGAATTCTCGCATGACGGCAAACGGCTGTGCCGTCATGCGAATCGCATCGTTTCGTCGCCGAACCGCGCTTGACGCGCGAGATTACGCAGGTTCTCCCGCGCCGTTCGCCAATCCTGCCGAATGGTTTCTCGATTGGGCTGCCGCTTGCTGCTGCACCGATGCCGATTTCTTGTGGTCGATGAGCAACACGGCGATCACGGCGATGACGGCAGGAATCGCGATTGCCATAAAGTTTTGCTGCAACGGCAACGACATGCTCACAAGCACGCCGATCACGATGGGCGCGAGAATGGCGCCGCTGCGCCCCACGCCTGAGGCCCAGCCGATGCCCGTGCCGCGCGCGGCCATCGGATAGAACTGACCCGCGTAGGCGTACGTCACGATCTGCGTGCCGATGGTCGAGGCACCCGCCAGGCCCACGAGCACGAACAGCACCGGTGTCGGCACCTTCACGCCGAGCAGCGTGATCGAGACGGCGGCAAGCGCGTACATCCCCACGAGCACGTACTTGATGTTGAAGCGATCGGCGAGCCAGCCGCCGCCGATGGCGCCGAGCATCGCGCCGAAGTTGAGCACGAGTACGAACGTGAGTGCGGATCCGAGGCTGTATCCGGCGCTTGCCATGAGCTTCGCGAGCCACGAACTGAGCGCGTACACCATGAACAGGCACATGAAGAACGCGACCCAAAGCATCACCGTGCTGAAGCCTCGGCCATCCTGAAACAGACGCGAGAGCGGTGCCGCCTGCTTGCGGTCGGTATTGGGCAAGCCGAACTGATCGGACGGCTGGGCGACATACGTGGGCGACAGACGGCCGAGCACTTGTCTGAGCGTGTCGAGGCGTCCCGTGCGAATCAGAAACGGCATGGATTCCGGCAGCGCTCTCATGGCGAAAGGCACGAGCAACGCCGGCAGGCTCGCGGCGAGAAATACGGACTGCCAGCCATAGGATTCGATCAGTCCCTTGCCGAGCAGCGCGGCGAGCATGCCGCCGACCGAGTAGCCCGAGAACATCAGCGTGACCAGCGTGCCGCGCAGGCGGCGCGGCGAATACTCGGTCATCTGTGCGACGACGATAGGCATCACGCCGCCGATGCCCACGCCTGCGAGAAAGCGTGTTACGGAGAAGCTGACGGGCTCACGGGTGAGACCGGCTGCCGCGGTGAATAGAGAGAACATCAGCACACAAATGGCGATCGCCTTGCGACGGCCGATGCTGTCGGCCACCATGCCCATCACGATCGCGCCGAACATCATGCCGAAGAGGGCAGAGCTGACCATGAAACCAGCGCTGGTCGCGTCGACGTTCATGGCCTTCATGATCGACGGCAGCGCAATGCCGGCGACCGCGAGATCGTAGCCGTCGAAGATGATGATGAGTGCGCACCAAAGCAGAATGCGCCCGTGATAGCCGTTGAAGCGCGCTTCGTCGGCCAGATGATGTACGTCGATATGTCGCATGCGGTGTCTCCATAACGAATCCGCCCTCCGTCGAAACGCGGAGAGTTCTCTGGGATTGCTTATGACCGACGCAAGCGGCATCAAGGCCGGGCTTCGCCAACCACCTCTATGAACGACGGGTGGCTATTTATGCAATATTGTGCATGCAGTAAACGCGAAATGGCGTTCGACTGCAAGGCAAATTTGCGGTGGCTAGGGTTTTACATGAGAAAACATCGCTCGTAAGTACCTGTTTAATTGCGAGGCAGAGAGGATGCTGGCGGGAGGGAGGTGCGGCGGCGGGTGGCCGCCGCACGAACTAATTTAATGCAACTTATTGCTTCGCGACCGAGAAGGGCGGGAGCTGATAGCTCCATGTCTCGCTGATCGCACGGCCCCCCGAGACGAGCGCTGCACGCAGTTCGACGACCTTGGCCGGGTCCTTGACCATGACCCGCAGGTTCAGCCGCATGCCGCGTGTAGCCGGATTCGGTTGCAGCGTCTGCTCGATGATGGTGGCGTTATCGCTGACGCTGACCTGCGGCGTGACCGACGCGGCGGGCAACGTGGCGAGCGGGCCGCCGTCAAAGTCCACGATCAGGCCGGTGCTGCCGTCGAAGTGACGAATCAGGTTGGCCTGTGTGATTTCGCCGGCCGTGCGAAGCGTCTGCTTCACCCACGCCAGATTGCGATCGATGATGCCGCGCTCGTTCATCGTCCAGCGAATGTTGTAGTCGGCCTGCAACGGCTGCCCCTTGGGCGGCAACTGGTCAGGCGTCCAGAACGCGCCGATGTTGTCGTTGGTTTCGTCCGGCGACGGAATCTCGACGAGTTCAACGTGACCTTTGCCCCAGTCGCCCTGCGGCTCGACCCAGGCGCTCGGGCGCAGGTCGTAGCGATCCTTCAGGTCTTCGTACTGCGAGAAATCGCGCCCGCGCTGGAGCAGACCGAAGCCGCGCGGATTCGTCACCTGGAACTGGCTGATGGCGAGATTGCGCGGATTGTTCAGGGGGCGCCAGATCCATTCGCCGTTGCCCGCGTGAATCGCCAGCCCGTTCGAGTCATGCAACGCCGGGCGGAAGTTGTAAGGGTCGCGCTGCTGGTTCGGCCCGAACAGGAACATGCTCGTGAGCGGCGCGATGCCAAGCTTCGTCACCTTGTCGCGCATGAACACGCGGGCCTGCACCTTGAGCACGGAATCCTCGCCTGGCGTCAGGTCGAAACGGTAGGCGCCGGTGGCGCGCTTCGAATCGAGCAGGGCGTAGAAGACGAGATGCTTGTCGCCCGCATTGGGACGCTCGATCCAGAATTCGCGAAACGCCGGGAATTCTTCGGCGATGGGCAAACCGGTGTCGATGGCGAGGCCACGCGCCGACAGGCCATAGATCTGTCCCTTGCCGATGACGCGGAAATAGCTCGCGCCCAGCACGCTCATGATCTCGTCGAGCTTGCCCGGTTCGTTGATGGGATAGAGCACCCGGAAGCCCGCATACCCCAGATTGTGAGTTGCGCTGCGCTCGAGCTTGAGATCGCCGAAGTCGAAGCGGTTGCTGTCGTACTTGATCTCGTCGATCTTCGCGCTGGCGCCGCTGCCGACGATTTCGTTGATCTTCACCGGCGTGCTGAACTGCATGCCCTGATGATAGAAGCCGAGCTTGAAGGCCGTGGGCTGATCGTTCCATTCGAACGCTTCGCGGCGCGGCTGGATCTTGATGTAGTCGCCGAACTGCATTTTCGCGAAGGCCGGCGTGAGGTTGCTCACCGGGGCCGCGTAGGGCTTGTCGGAAAGCGCTTTGGCGCGGGCGGTCACGTCGTCGAGGGAGAACGCATGGGCATGCGCGGCGCCCACCAGGGCGGCGCCGACGACGAGCCGCGACGCGTAGCGGCGCCAGAACGGGGTCTGAGAAAACAAAACCAAAAGTCGCTCCTGAAGTGAAATGGCAGTTCGCCTCGGCGCTGACTTCGGGCAGCGCGTTACCGCATCGAGGCACGGAATTCTTTCAAATAACGCCAATTGTGGCAAAGTATCGCACTTCGTGTCGCGAGTTCGCCCCGGTGCGGCTTGCGATGCCTGCCGATACGACGACCCGGACGCCCGGACTCGCGGACCTTGCTGCGCGTGCCGTGCGTCGCACTCAATTGGATCGCCATCACATGCAAACGCTCCGCGCACTGGCTCTCGCAGCCAGTCTCGTAGTGGCGCCGGCCTTTGCCAGCGCCGCTCAAGCTTCCGACAACGCCGACAAGCGCGACGTTCCCGTTGCAACCGTTGCACCCATTGCAATGCCTTCGGCGTCCGCCAAGCAAAAGTTTGTCGACGATCTCCTCGCGCGCATGACGCTCGACGAGAAAATCGGCCAGTTGCGCCTGATCAGCATCGGTGCGGAGATGCCGCAGCCGCAACTCATCAAGGAAATCGCCGCCGGCCGTGTCGGCGGCACTTTCAACTCGGTGACGCCGAGCGAGAACCGCCCGTTGCAGGACGCCGCCGTCAAACAAAGCCGCCTGAAGATTCCGATCTTCTTCGCTTACGATATCGTGCACGGCCACCGTACCGTGTTTCCGATCAGCCTCGGCCTGGCGTCGAGCTGGGACATGTCGGTCGTTCGTCAGGCGGCGCGCGTGTCCGCCGTCGAAGCGAGTGCCGACGGCCTCGACGCGACTTTCGCGCCCATGGTGGACATCTCGCGCGACCCGCGCTGGGGTCGCACCTCGGAAGGCTTCGGCGAGGACCCCTATCTGGTCTCGCAAAGCGCACGCGCGAGCGTGCAGGGCTTTCAGGGCACGTCGCCCGCCAACCCCGACAGCCTGATGGCGTTCGTGAAGCACTTCGCGCTGTACGGCGCGGTCGAAGGCGGACGTGACTACAACGTCGTCGACATGAGCCCGATGCGCATGTATCAGGACTATCTGCCGCCATATCGCGCCGGGATCGACGCGGGCGCGGGCGGCGTGATGATTGCGCTGAACTCGGTCAATGGCACGCCCGCCACGTCCAACAAGTGGCTGCTGCAAGACCTGCTGCGTGGCGAATGGGGTTTCAAGGGTGTGACGGTCAGCGATCATGGCGCCATCGAGGAACTGATGCGTCACGGCGTGGCGAAGGACGGCCGCGAGGCCGCCAGGCTCGCCATCGAAGCCGGCGTCGACATGAGCATGGCCGATCAGCAGTACCTCAAGCAGTTACCGGACCTGGTGAAGTCGGGCGACGTGCCGATGCGTTATATCGACAACGCCGTGCGCGAAGTGCTCGGGGCGAAATACGACATGGGCCTCTTTGCCGATCCGTATCGCCGCATCGGACAGGCCGGGAACGATCCGAAGGACGTGAATGCCGAAAGCCGCATGCACCGCGATGCGGCGCGCGATGTCGCCCGCAAGTCGGTCGTGCTGCTGGAGAATCGGCATGACACGCTGCCGCTCAGGAAAGCGGGCAAGGTCGCCGTGATCGGACCGCTCGCCGACTCGAAGCTCGACATGATGGGCAGTTGGTCGGCCGCAGGCAAGCACGCGCAGGCCGTGTCGCTGCTCCAGGGCGTACGCGACGTGCTCGGCACGAACGCCCAGGTCAGCTATGCGCGTGGCGCGAACATCACCGATGATCCGCGCGTCGTCGAATATCTCAACTTCCTCGACTGGGACAATCCGGAAGTCGTGCAGGACAAGCGCACGCCGCAGCAGATGATCGACGAGGCCGTGCAGGTCGCGCGCAATGCCGATACGCTGATCGTGGCCGTGGGCGAATCGCGCGGCATGTCGCACGAGGCATCGAGCCGCACGAGCCTGATGCTCCCGAGCAGCCAGCTTGCGTTGTTACAGGCGCTCAAGGCCACGGGCAAGCCGCTCGTGGTCGTGCTGATGAACGGCCGCCCGCTGGACCTGAACTGGGTGAGCGTCAACGCCGACGCCATGCTCGAGACCTGGTACGCCGGGACCGAGGGCGGTCATGCGATTGCCGATGTGCTGTTCGGCGACTACAACCCGTCGGGCAGGCTGCCAATCTCGTTTCCGCGCTCGATCGGTCAGATTCCGACGTACTACAACCAGTTGCGCATCGGCCGTCCGTTTACGCCGGGCAAGCCTGCGAACTATACGTCGCAATACTTCGAGGAAGACTCGGGGCCGCTGTACGCCTTCGGCTATGGCCTGAGCTACACCACCTTCGAGGTGTCCCCGGTCAAGCTCTCGTCGAAGTCGATGACGACCGGCGGCAAGCTCGACGCGAGCGTCACGGTGCGCAACACGGGCAAGCGCGAAGGCGAGACCGTCGTGCAGTTGTACTTGCAGGACGTGGCCGCTTCGATCGTGCGCCCGGTCAAGGAACTGAAGGGCTTCCAGAAGGTGAGCCTGAAGCCGGGCGAATCGCGCACGGTGCACTTCGCCATCGACGCCGGCTTGCTGAAGTTCTACAACGCGAAGCTGCAATACGTGGCCGAGCCGGGCGAATTCAACGTCCAGATCGGCCTCGACTCGCAGCACGTCGAACAGGCGACATTTACCCTTCAGTAAGCGCGCTTCCCCTGCTTCACGCCTGCGTCTGAAATTCCCCGGCAAGGAATTCGACGCAGGCACGCACCTTCGCTGACGACGCCACGCGCGACGGATACACCGCCCACACATTGGCCGGTTGCGTGACCTCCGGCAACACCTGCACCAGTTCCCCGCGCGCGATGAGCGCCCCCACGTCCCACATCGAGCGCAGCACGATGCCTTGCGCGTCGAGCGCCCATTGCACCGCGACTTCCCCGTGATTCGTCGACAGCGGCCCCGTGACCTTGAGCGAGACGGATTCGCCGCGCTGCTGTAGCCGCCACACGCCGAACGGATGATCCCGTTCCTTGATGACGATGCAGGCGTGTCCGGCCAGATCGCTCAACTGACGCGGCGTGCCGTGCGTCTCCAGATACGCGGCCGAGGCGCATAACACGCGATGGTTGTCGGCGAGCTTGCGGGCGATCAGATGTGGCGCAATGTCGTCGCCGATACGCACGTCGAGGTCGTAGCCTTCGGCCGCGACGTCCACGATCCGGTCGAACAGATCGAGGCGCACGTTCAACTGGGGATGCAGCGCGCGCAGTCGGGACATTGCCGGCGCGACCACGTGACGTCCGAAGCCGAAGCTGCTCGATACTCGCAGCGTGCCGCGCGGCACCTGCCGGGTGCTCGATACGTCCTCCATCAGATGATTCACGTCGTCGAGAATCTTCTCGGCCCATGCGTAGACTCGCTCGCCCGCGTCGGTAATCGCCACGCGCCGCGTCGAGCGGTGCAGCAACCGCGTGCCAAGGTCCGCTTCGAGCATGCCCACGCGTTTGCTGACATAGGCCGGTGAGACGCCCAGCGCTTCGGCGGCCGCCGAGAAACTGGCGCGGCGGGCGACCTGACAGAACACGCGCAGGTCGTCGAGATTCGGATTGACGGGCAGGGGTTTATTCACGATTCGTGGATAGTGGATTAACCGATTGGGGGATTTTATCCGCGTTGGAATGGAATAACCTAACGCACATTCGTCAAACGTTCAGGAGACAGACCATGACCGAATCGTCCCAACGCGCCCAGCGTCCGTTCAGGATCGCCGTAATTCCGGGTGATGGCATCGGCAAGGAAGTGATGCCCGAAGGCCTGCGCGTGCTCGACGCCGCCAGCAAGCGCTTCGGCATCCCCGTCGAGTACCAGCACATCGAGTGGGCAAGTTGCGATTACTACGCCGCGCACGGTCAGATGATGCCGGACGACTGGAAGGAGCAGCTCGCGGGCGTGGACGCCATTCTCTTCGGCGCAGTCGGCTGGCCTGAAACGGTGCCCGATCACATCTCGCTCTGGGGCTCGCTGCTCAAGTTCCGTCGCGAGTTCGACCAGTACATCAATCTGCGCCCGGCGCGCTTGTTCGATGGCGTGCCTTCACCGCTGGCGAACCGCAAGGCGGGGGACATCGATTTCATGATCGTGCGCGAGAACACCGAAGGCGAATATTCGTCCGTCGGCGGCGTGATGTTCGAAGGCACGGAGCGTGAGTTCGTGGTGCAGGAGTCGGTATTCACCCGCCACGGCACGGAGCGCGTGCTGAAGTTCGCGTTCGATCTGGCGCAGCAGCGCCAGCGCAAGCATGTGACGGTCGCGACCAAGAGCAATGGCATCTCGATCTCGATGCCCTGGTGGGACAAGCGGGCTGCCGAGACGGCCGCCCAATATCCCGACATTACGTGGGACAAGCAGCACATCGACATTCTGTGTGCGCGTTTCGTGCTGAATCCGGATCGTTTCGACGTGGTCGTCGCATCGAATCTGTTCGGCGACATTCTGTCCGACCTCGGCCCGGCATGTACCGGCACGATCGGCATTGCGCCGTCGGGCAATCTGAACCCGGAAGGCAAGTTCCCGTCGCTGTTCGAACCGGTGCACGGCTCGGCGCCCGACATTGCGGGCAAGAACATCGCCAACCCGATCGGCATGATCTGGACCGCCGC harbors:
- a CDS encoding tartrate dehydrogenase; this encodes MTESSQRAQRPFRIAVIPGDGIGKEVMPEGLRVLDAASKRFGIPVEYQHIEWASCDYYAAHGQMMPDDWKEQLAGVDAILFGAVGWPETVPDHISLWGSLLKFRREFDQYINLRPARLFDGVPSPLANRKAGDIDFMIVRENTEGEYSSVGGVMFEGTEREFVVQESVFTRHGTERVLKFAFDLAQQRQRKHVTVATKSNGISISMPWWDKRAAETAAQYPDITWDKQHIDILCARFVLNPDRFDVVVASNLFGDILSDLGPACTGTIGIAPSGNLNPEGKFPSLFEPVHGSAPDIAGKNIANPIGMIWTAAMMLDFIGRGDSRTRDAHDAILAAITQVIKDGPRTGDMGGRANTTEVGQAIAAVVAAG
- the bglX gene encoding beta-glucosidase BglX; this translates as MQTLRALALAASLVVAPAFASAAQASDNADKRDVPVATVAPIAMPSASAKQKFVDDLLARMTLDEKIGQLRLISIGAEMPQPQLIKEIAAGRVGGTFNSVTPSENRPLQDAAVKQSRLKIPIFFAYDIVHGHRTVFPISLGLASSWDMSVVRQAARVSAVEASADGLDATFAPMVDISRDPRWGRTSEGFGEDPYLVSQSARASVQGFQGTSPANPDSLMAFVKHFALYGAVEGGRDYNVVDMSPMRMYQDYLPPYRAGIDAGAGGVMIALNSVNGTPATSNKWLLQDLLRGEWGFKGVTVSDHGAIEELMRHGVAKDGREAARLAIEAGVDMSMADQQYLKQLPDLVKSGDVPMRYIDNAVREVLGAKYDMGLFADPYRRIGQAGNDPKDVNAESRMHRDAARDVARKSVVLLENRHDTLPLRKAGKVAVIGPLADSKLDMMGSWSAAGKHAQAVSLLQGVRDVLGTNAQVSYARGANITDDPRVVEYLNFLDWDNPEVVQDKRTPQQMIDEAVQVARNADTLIVAVGESRGMSHEASSRTSLMLPSSQLALLQALKATGKPLVVVLMNGRPLDLNWVSVNADAMLETWYAGTEGGHAIADVLFGDYNPSGRLPISFPRSIGQIPTYYNQLRIGRPFTPGKPANYTSQYFEEDSGPLYAFGYGLSYTTFEVSPVKLSSKSMTTGGKLDASVTVRNTGKREGETVVQLYLQDVAASIVRPVKELKGFQKVSLKPGESRTVHFAIDAGLLKFYNAKLQYVAEPGEFNVQIGLDSQHVEQATFTLQ
- a CDS encoding LysR family transcriptional regulator, whose protein sequence is MPVNPNLDDLRVFCQVARRASFSAAAEALGVSPAYVSKRVGMLEADLGTRLLHRSTRRVAITDAGERVYAWAEKILDDVNHLMEDVSSTRQVPRGTLRVSSSFGFGRHVVAPAMSRLRALHPQLNVRLDLFDRIVDVAAEGYDLDVRIGDDIAPHLIARKLADNHRVLCASAAYLETHGTPRQLSDLAGHACIVIKERDHPFGVWRLQQRGESVSLKVTGPLSTNHGEVAVQWALDAQGIVLRSMWDVGALIARGELVQVLPEVTQPANVWAVYPSRVASSAKVRACVEFLAGEFQTQA
- a CDS encoding glucan biosynthesis protein G produces the protein MFSQTPFWRRYASRLVVGAALVGAAHAHAFSLDDVTARAKALSDKPYAAPVSNLTPAFAKMQFGDYIKIQPRREAFEWNDQPTAFKLGFYHQGMQFSTPVKINEIVGSGASAKIDEIKYDSNRFDFGDLKLERSATHNLGYAGFRVLYPINEPGKLDEIMSVLGASYFRVIGKGQIYGLSARGLAIDTGLPIAEEFPAFREFWIERPNAGDKHLVFYALLDSKRATGAYRFDLTPGEDSVLKVQARVFMRDKVTKLGIAPLTSMFLFGPNQQRDPYNFRPALHDSNGLAIHAGNGEWIWRPLNNPRNLAISQFQVTNPRGFGLLQRGRDFSQYEDLKDRYDLRPSAWVEPQGDWGKGHVELVEIPSPDETNDNIGAFWTPDQLPPKGQPLQADYNIRWTMNERGIIDRNLAWVKQTLRTAGEITQANLIRHFDGSTGLIVDFDGGPLATLPAASVTPQVSVSDNATIIEQTLQPNPATRGMRLNLRVMVKDPAKVVELRAALVSGGRAISETWSYQLPPFSVAKQ
- a CDS encoding MFS transporter, with the translated sequence MRHIDVHHLADEARFNGYHGRILLWCALIIIFDGYDLAVAGIALPSIMKAMNVDATSAGFMVSSALFGMMFGAIVMGMVADSIGRRKAIAICVLMFSLFTAAAGLTREPVSFSVTRFLAGVGIGGVMPIVVAQMTEYSPRRLRGTLVTLMFSGYSVGGMLAALLGKGLIESYGWQSVFLAASLPALLVPFAMRALPESMPFLIRTGRLDTLRQVLGRLSPTYVAQPSDQFGLPNTDRKQAAPLSRLFQDGRGFSTVMLWVAFFMCLFMVYALSSWLAKLMASAGYSLGSALTFVLVLNFGAMLGAIGGGWLADRFNIKYVLVGMYALAAVSITLLGVKVPTPVLFVLVGLAGASTIGTQIVTYAYAGQFYPMAARGTGIGWASGVGRSGAILAPIVIGVLVSMSLPLQQNFMAIAIPAVIAVIAVLLIDHKKSASVQQQAAAQSRNHSAGLANGAGEPA